From Candidatus Sphingomonas colombiensis, one genomic window encodes:
- a CDS encoding response regulator, with the protein MRLLLVDDDDEFAGALQAALAQRDIAVEIACNAADATYLLSTTLFAAIILDLGLPDEEGTMLVRRWRAAGHSEPILVVSGHDEVAKRVSALRAGADDYLVKPFFVDELHARIDAIVRRRDGFPDPSIHAGALVFDTMSRQLSIDGAPIELSSREADIVEILIRRSNRATPRRLLEDQLFGSGDGVTSNALEVYVYRLRRKIEAPGGVSIRTLRGIGYMLVAN; encoded by the coding sequence GAATTTGCCGGGGCGCTTCAGGCCGCGCTCGCGCAGCGTGATATCGCCGTCGAGATTGCGTGCAACGCGGCCGATGCGACCTACCTTCTCTCCACCACTTTGTTTGCCGCGATCATCCTCGATCTTGGTTTGCCGGACGAGGAGGGGACAATGCTCGTCCGCCGCTGGCGTGCCGCGGGGCATAGCGAGCCGATCCTCGTGGTAAGCGGGCATGACGAGGTGGCGAAGCGCGTATCCGCATTGCGCGCCGGCGCCGACGACTATCTGGTCAAACCGTTTTTCGTCGACGAACTGCACGCGCGCATCGATGCCATCGTGCGCCGCCGCGATGGCTTTCCCGACCCGTCGATCCACGCCGGGGCGCTGGTCTTCGATACAATGTCACGGCAATTGTCGATCGACGGCGCACCCATCGAGCTTTCCTCGCGCGAGGCGGATATCGTGGAAATCCTGATCCGTCGCAGCAACCGGGCGACCCCGCGCCGGCTACTGGAGGATCAGTTGTTTGGATCGGGCGATGGCGTCACGTCCAACGCTCTCGAAGTCTATGTCTATCGTTTGCGGCGCAAGATCGAGGCGCCGGGTGGCGTATCGATCCGCACGTTACGCGGGATCGGATACATGCTGGTCGCCAATTGA